The following coding sequences are from one Pelagovum sp. HNIBRBA483 window:
- a CDS encoding short-chain fatty acyl-CoA regulator family protein — protein sequence MATQKLYAGAKLREIRARLSLTQKAFSEKLGVSLPYLNQMENNNRPVSTTVVLSLAREFGFDVTELQSGDEARLIGDMREILADPVFAGVSPTPADLRLVASNAPSFARALLELHNAYKQTHERLASLDEALGRDGARLQPSPWEEVRDFFHYCDNYIDAIDRAAENFHDRLKEHGTLMQAAIEQLRARQISVHFEDTETLRSYDRENRRLTLSRRSEESTQTFQILTQLALLTSEKLIDATLDFARFQSEEARSIAKIGLANYFAGATMMPYMLFLEKAREFRHDLERLSDRFGASLEQVAHRLSTLQRPGAKGIPFFFVRVDPAGTITKRHSATTLQFARYGGACPLWNVHRAFETPGRFLRQLAETPDGIRYFCLARDVTKSGGAFHAPTRRYAIGLGCEVQHARELVYADHMDTDVAEAFEPIGISCRICERRTCAQRSIPPLERQIEINPDTREILPYKVN from the coding sequence ATGGCCACTCAAAAACTATATGCCGGAGCAAAGCTACGCGAGATTCGCGCGCGGCTTTCCCTTACCCAAAAAGCGTTTTCCGAAAAGCTGGGCGTTTCGCTGCCCTACCTCAATCAGATGGAAAACAATAATCGTCCGGTGAGCACAACAGTCGTCCTCTCGCTCGCGCGGGAGTTCGGCTTCGATGTCACCGAATTACAATCAGGTGATGAGGCGCGGTTGATTGGCGATATGCGGGAAATTTTGGCCGATCCTGTGTTTGCCGGCGTCAGTCCGACACCAGCCGATCTCCGGCTTGTCGCCTCAAACGCGCCGAGTTTCGCGCGCGCTTTGCTGGAACTGCATAACGCCTATAAACAGACGCATGAACGACTTGCCTCGCTCGACGAGGCACTAGGACGCGATGGCGCGCGCCTTCAACCCTCCCCTTGGGAAGAGGTGCGTGACTTCTTTCACTACTGCGACAATTACATTGATGCCATTGATCGGGCAGCGGAGAATTTCCACGATCGGCTGAAAGAACATGGCACCCTGATGCAAGCGGCCATCGAGCAGCTTCGCGCGCGGCAAATCTCTGTTCATTTTGAAGATACGGAAACTCTGCGTTCGTATGATCGGGAGAACAGGCGCCTGACCCTTTCAAGGCGCTCCGAGGAGTCTACACAAACCTTTCAGATACTGACCCAGCTCGCGCTGTTAACGTCAGAAAAGCTCATCGACGCTACGCTTGATTTCGCCCGTTTCCAATCCGAAGAAGCGCGCTCAATTGCGAAGATTGGATTGGCAAACTACTTCGCTGGCGCAACGATGATGCCTTACATGTTATTCCTCGAGAAGGCGCGCGAGTTCCGCCACGATCTTGAAAGGCTTTCTGACCGTTTCGGAGCGTCATTAGAGCAGGTTGCACACCGGCTTTCGACCCTGCAGCGCCCCGGCGCCAAGGGCATTCCTTTCTTCTTTGTGCGTGTGGATCCGGCAGGAACCATTACCAAGCGGCATTCGGCCACCACGCTGCAATTTGCGCGCTATGGCGGCGCTTGCCCGCTTTGGAACGTCCATCGCGCATTCGAAACTCCTGGCCGTTTCCTGAGGCAACTTGCAGAAACGCCGGACGGGATCCGCTATTTTTGTCTCGCACGGGACGTCACCAAATCTGGCGGCGCTTTTCATGCACCCACGCGCAGATATGCCATTGGTTTAGGATGCGAAGTGCAACATGCCCGCGAACTGGTTTACGCCGATCATATGGATACAGACGTCGCCGAAGCGTTCGAGCCGATTGGAATTTCGTGTCGCATATGCGAACGCCGAACCTGCGCTCAAAGATCAATCCCCCCCTTGGAAAGACAGATTGAGATCAACCCCGACACACGAGAGATCTTGCCCTACAAGGTGAATTGA
- a CDS encoding multidrug effflux MFS transporter, translated as MIQEPGIAAKPPSVGMLVMLAGISAMSMSIFLPSLQAMTVYFETDYSVIQLAVSGYLASVAVLQIIIGPLADRFGRRPVLLGAMAIFAIASIGAAVSTSVVPFLIFRFSQAVVAAGMVLSRTIVRDIYDQDRAASMIGYVTMGMALIPMVGPMVGGILDQFFGWQSSFYLLGFAAIVVLLLCIANLPETRPTQTGTFRDQIRDYPGLLTSPRFWGYVLSAAFASGAFFALLGGTSFVAGIVFGLSPFWAGVALGSPAIGYAFGNFISGRYSVRVGIDKMCVIGSSISTIGLGISLALALLGLQHPLIFFGFCTLLGVGNGILLPSATSGSLSVRPQLAGTASGLGGAIMIAGGAVLSAFAGSLLDASSGAIPLQILMFATSVLAIFSSLYVVRRNKALG; from the coding sequence ATGATCCAAGAACCCGGCATTGCTGCCAAGCCTCCTAGTGTTGGAATGCTCGTCATGCTCGCGGGTATCTCAGCCATGTCGATGTCGATCTTTCTGCCATCGTTGCAGGCAATGACAGTTTATTTTGAAACTGACTACAGCGTTATTCAGTTGGCAGTTTCGGGATATCTTGCTTCCGTTGCTGTGCTTCAGATCATCATTGGCCCGCTGGCTGATCGCTTTGGGCGGCGACCTGTTTTACTGGGCGCAATGGCTATTTTCGCCATCGCGAGTATTGGTGCCGCGGTTAGCACCTCGGTTGTGCCCTTCCTGATCTTCCGCTTCAGCCAAGCTGTTGTCGCCGCTGGGATGGTTCTGAGCCGAACGATTGTTCGTGATATCTACGATCAAGACCGCGCGGCGTCGATGATCGGATATGTAACGATGGGCATGGCCCTGATCCCGATGGTCGGCCCAATGGTTGGCGGTATCTTGGACCAGTTCTTTGGCTGGCAATCCAGTTTTTACCTTCTAGGCTTCGCAGCAATTGTTGTGCTTTTACTTTGTATCGCCAACTTGCCCGAAACCCGCCCAACACAAACTGGCACTTTCAGAGATCAAATTCGCGATTACCCCGGCCTCCTGACCTCGCCCCGCTTTTGGGGTTATGTGCTCAGCGCGGCATTTGCCTCGGGGGCGTTTTTTGCCTTATTGGGTGGCACCTCATTTGTCGCCGGCATTGTCTTCGGCCTCTCACCCTTTTGGGCAGGTGTAGCTCTCGGCTCACCGGCGATTGGCTACGCATTTGGTAATTTCATATCTGGCCGCTACTCCGTGCGGGTTGGAATCGACAAAATGTGCGTGATTGGGTCCAGCATCTCAACGATTGGACTAGGCATCTCTCTTGCGCTTGCACTTTTAGGGCTTCAGCATCCTCTAATTTTCTTCGGCTTTTGCACGTTGCTTGGCGTCGGAAACGGCATACTTCTTCCAAGCGCGACGTCAGGGTCGCTGTCCGTTAGGCCACAACTTGCAGGTACTGCCAGCGGCCTTGGCGGCGCAATCATGATTGCCGGTGGCGCCGTTCTCTCAGCTTTTGCAGGTAGCTTGCTGGACGCATCCAGCGGTGCAATCCCGCTCCAAATCCTAATGTTCGCAACATCGGTTCTTGCGATTTTCAGCAGCCTCTATGTGGTGCGGCGGAACAAGGCCCTTGGTTGA